The Gammaproteobacteria bacterium region GCTTTACTCGACGAACGTTCGCCTCCCTCGCTCATGCTCGCGTTTCGCGTGCCCGAGGTCGACTGTGCCGGCAGCGGCGAGTACCTTCTCGCCATCTCGAACGCCATCGCCCGAAACTCCGCCCTGAGCGACGGCGGCTCGAGCACCTCGACCCGATCCCCGAAGCCGAGCAGCCACCACCGCAGCTCGCTCGTGTTCGGCACCGTCGCTCTCAAGACGACGTCGCGCGCACGCCGCTCGAGCCGCTGGTCCGCAGAAATCTCTCGCTCGTAGAGATGCGCGGCCGTTTCCTCGACGAACGCTGCAACGAGGCGGATCTTCTTCTCGTCGACGGGATAGGCGAAGCGCTCCTCTTCTATGTAGGCCTTCAACGTGAAGCCAGGCGGAGCCTTCGCGGGTAGCTCCTTTGTCTCCGCGCGGCTCATCCGATGCAGGGCGAGCTGACGCACGTCTTGATAGTCTCCGAGCGTCGCGACGAGGTACAGCACGTCCTCCTTCGTCACGAGACCGAGCGGATGGATCCGCCTGCGCTTGGTCTCGCCGGCGCTCCGGCTGTGGTAGTCGGCTTCGAGCTGGCGGCCCTCGAGCAACGCGCGATACACGGCATCCAGCACGCCCGGCGCGACGGTCGGCGCCTTGAGCACCGGACCCCGGCGGATCATTCGCACTCGGCGTCCCCACTGCTCTAGCTTCGTGCCTTTCAGTACCTCCTTTGCCTTCTCGAAGTACGGCGCGAGCTCGTTGCCGATCGACTTCGGCAACAGCGGGAGCAGGTAGTCGCGGACGAGGAGCAGCGTGATCGCCGTCGGTGTCTCGAGCCGCGGAATCTCGAGGCCGGGATGGTGACGCGACCAGCTCCAGTGATTCGTGCGGCCGTCCACTCGGCAAATGAGCGGAAATTTCGCTTCGAGCGTCGTCAGGTCGCGCTGGATCGTTCGTACGTCGGCCTCGTAGCCGTGCTCGGCAAGCCGGCCCTTGATCTCGGCGGTCGTGATCGATCGGGGCTCGCGCGGGACGAGCCGGAGAAGCTCCCACTGCCGGCCAATCGTGTCCGTGCTTCTTCTCATCAGCGGCGCTTCGTCATGTGCGATCCGGACAGCGCTCTTTCCGACAAACGTGCAGGACCGACCGTCTTCGGTCGACCAGGGCGGCCCGAGGCCTTCGGAAATGTGCTCGAACGATACGACTAGTTGCGTCGCATCGCAAACGACTGTTTCTCACTTACAGCGAACGACGTAGTTAGACGTGCTGCCGGCTATCGTCGAGACCAGGCAGGGAAGCGAAGAGATTCCTGCCGATGTCGCTCATACGACAGGAGGGCTCTCGAACACCATGCAGCTGCTTCCTGACAGCCGAACCGATCGAGTCAAGGCGGACGATGACACGGCAGAGGGTGACGCTTCCGTGATAAGCCGCACCATTCTTGGCATCAGGAATAGGTATCGTGAACTCGTGCAGCGCATCAGGCCCCAGGGACGGCGCAAAGTTTCCCGCGAAACCACCTGCGACACGTGGGACAGATCCGGCTCGGAAGGGCCCGAGACGTGAAAGCGCAATCATCCGGTGCTCGCCATATCGCCGTCGTCGACGTTGAGACGACGGGGCTCTCGCCCTGGCGCCACGACCGCATCGTGGAGATCGCCGTCGTGCTTCTCTCGCCCGACGGCGAGATCCGCGACGAGTACGAAAGCCTGGTCAATCCCGGCCGGGATGTCGGCCCGACCAGCATTCACGGCATCTCGGCGAGCGACCTGATCGACGCACCGCCGTTCGCCGCGATCGCGGGAGACGTGGTCGCTCTGCTGCGGCATGCGTTCGTGCTGGCCGGCCACAACGTCAGCTTCGATCGCAATTTCCTGATCGGGGAGTTCGAGCGGTTGCCGGCCACGTTCCCCGAGATGCCGCTCTTCTGCACATGCCGGCAGCTCGGCCGGCAGAACCTCGCGGCTTGCTGCGAGGAGCTCGGAATCGTCTTGGATGATGAAGGCGCTTTTCACAGCGCGTTGTTCGACGCTCGCGCCACCGCGAGGATCGTCGCCCGGCTCCTGGCGGAGGATCCCGGCCTGCTGAGCGTGCCACCCGCGCCGGTCGAGTGGCCGGAGTTGCCGGTCGGCCTCGCTCGGCCGGTCCCGCGACGGGCGGCGCGTGAGCGCCGCGCGTCACCGCCCGGCTTTCTTCAGCGCATCGCGTCGCGCTCCGCGCACGACACCGATACTTCGCCCCCGGACGTTCTGACGTATCTGGGGCTGCTCGATCGCGTGCTCGAGGACCGCATTGTCGTCCCGGACGAGGAGGAGGCGCTTTTGACCGCGGTCGAGCGTCTCGGGTTGTCGAAGCCACAAGTGGAGGCGGCGCACGCGAGCTACCTCTGGCACCTGGCCGCTCTGGCGCTCGCCGACGGGCACGTCTCGGAGCGGGAGCGGGCGGATCTCGAGATCGTGGCGCATCTGCTCGGCATCGACCGCTCGACCCTCGACAGTCTCCTCGCGCAGACCCGCGGCCAGCTCGATAGGCTGGGCGCGCAGCTCGCTCCCGTCGCGGACCTGAGTGGCAAGCGCGTGTGCTTCACCGGCGAGCTCCAGGCGAGGATAGACGGCGAGCCGGTCACGCGCGCCGTCGCACAACAGCTCGCCGCGCAGGCCGGTCTCGTGGTGGCGAACAGCGTCACGAAGAAGCTGGACCTGCTGGTCGCGGCCGATCCGAACACCTTGTCGAGCAAGGGCAGGAAGGCGCGTCAGTACGGGATTCGAATCGTGGCGGAGGCGGCGTTCTGGCGCATGCTCGGCGTGGCCGTCGAATGACGTGCCTGAATCGCGACGGATATAGGCGCATCGCGTGCGCACACTTCATTTGCCACTGCCAACGAAGAGCGTCGCTGGCAGAATCGGTACGGTCATCACTTTCATTTGGCGGACGCAGCTAAAGTCCACGCAAATCCTTTCGCCCCGACGGACCTCAGCAACTTCTTGAGCTGCCGTCACCTCTCCCGGCTCGATCTCGATGCCGTCCGCGGAGAGCGTGAGCGGCTCGTGCGCTACGGCCCGGTCATCGAGGAGTTCCGAAGGCGCGGGCTCGAGCACGAGCGGCGCTATCTCGAGCATCTGCGTGCCCAGGGGCGCTCGGTCACGGAGCTGACCAACGGCGGCATCGATGAGGCTCGCTCGAGCCTCGAAACCGCACACTCGCGCTTCCGGTCGAACGGCGTCTCGAGACCGCGGCGAGAAGAAGGCAATCGATGAGCGCAACGGTGTGCTCGAGTACTGGCTCGTTGACCCGCAAGCACGAGAGGTCACCGTGTTCCATGCCGTTGCCGGACGCTTCGACGGCGGGGACGTTTACGCCATGACTGACCGGCTCTCCTCGCAAGTGCTCGCAGGACTGACTATCGACGTGCACGATTTGATGCCGCTGCCGTAGCTAGTCCAAGCGACGTGCCTGCATCAACGAGCGCCGATGCTTTCTGGTCTCAGCCGGGCTTCATGCGTCATGTCGTCCGTGAGAACGTGAGTCGGCGCAGATCGTCGCC contains the following coding sequences:
- a CDS encoding exonuclease domain-containing protein; the protein is MKAQSSGARHIAVVDVETTGLSPWRHDRIVEIAVVLLSPDGEIRDEYESLVNPGRDVGPTSIHGISASDLIDAPPFAAIAGDVVALLRHAFVLAGHNVSFDRNFLIGEFERLPATFPEMPLFCTCRQLGRQNLAACCEELGIVLDDEGAFHSALFDARATARIVARLLAEDPGLLSVPPAPVEWPELPVGLARPVPRRAARERRASPPGFLQRIASRSAHDTDTSPPDVLTYLGLLDRVLEDRIVVPDEEEALLTAVERLGLSKPQVEAAHASYLWHLAALALADGHVSERERADLEIVAHLLGIDRSTLDSLLAQTRGQLDRLGAQLAPVADLSGKRVCFTGELQARIDGEPVTRAVAQQLAAQAGLVVANSVTKKLDLLVAADPNTLSSKGRKARQYGIRIVAEAAFWRMLGVAVE
- a CDS encoding WYL domain-containing protein, translating into MRRSTDTIGRQWELLRLVPREPRSITTAEIKGRLAEHGYEADVRTIQRDLTTLEAKFPLICRVDGRTNHWSWSRHHPGLEIPRLETPTAITLLLVRDYLLPLLPKSIGNELAPYFEKAKEVLKGTKLEQWGRRVRMIRRGPVLKAPTVAPGVLDAVYRALLEGRQLEADYHSRSAGETKRRRIHPLGLVTKEDVLYLVATLGDYQDVRQLALHRMSRAETKELPAKAPPGFTLKAYIEEERFAYPVDEKKIRLVAAFVEETAAHLYEREISADQRLERRARDVVLRATVPNTSELRWWLLGFGDRVEVLEPPSLRAEFRAMAFEMARRYSPLPAQSTSGTRNASMSEGGERSSSKAASGNPAS